Proteins found in one Pirellulales bacterium genomic segment:
- the mutL gene encoding DNA mismatch repair endonuclease MutL: MPFIQQLPASVVNKIAAGEVIERPASVVKELMENALDAGATRLDVAVEQGGLELIRVVDDGCGIAADELTLAVTSHATSKLRSADDLFHVSTLGFRGEALASIAEVSRLMLRSRQSEQSAGAELEVVGGQLGPVSPCGCAVGTTIEVRQLFYNTPVRRRFLRSSQTEMGHVTETFTRLALAHPRMHFTLRHNQRPLYELAPAEAGLERIAHFFGREVADELIWLESRDGEVRLSGFVGHPNQSRPNARMQYLFLNGRSIRDRSLAHALSEAYRGLLLTGRYPLAFLYLHMPPDLVDVNVHPTKLEVRFQDGGRIYSQLLGTLRTKFLTTDLTHRLSPAGADAAHDPSGAHDPARAEQLRGELVEWAKGQMASWQSPAGASAAVAEPPVRQSEFEVPRAAPSVAPLRLTSLTPQATPLEPSQVAPLAESKIAGGLTAMQIHNRYLVAETDEGVAVIDQHALHERILYEQFRERALSGTLESQQLLVPEAVNLGAAEAAAVLEHRELLATLGLAVEPFGGGTVLVASYPAMLGGGPEEILRSMLDLLMSGARLPDRRDLLDELLHMMSCKAAIKAGDPLAPEEIMALLGQRHLAQDSHHCPHGRPTELVFTREELDRQFKRT, encoded by the coding sequence ATGCCCTTCATCCAGCAACTTCCGGCCAGCGTGGTCAACAAGATCGCAGCGGGCGAAGTCATCGAGCGGCCGGCCAGCGTGGTCAAGGAATTGATGGAAAACGCGCTGGACGCCGGGGCCACGCGCCTCGATGTGGCGGTCGAGCAAGGCGGGCTGGAGCTGATTCGCGTGGTCGACGACGGCTGCGGCATCGCGGCCGACGAGCTGACGCTGGCCGTAACCAGTCATGCCACCAGCAAACTCCGCTCGGCCGATGACCTGTTTCACGTATCGACGCTGGGCTTTCGCGGCGAAGCGCTGGCCTCGATCGCCGAGGTCAGCCGCCTCATGCTCCGCAGCCGGCAGTCGGAACAATCGGCCGGCGCCGAACTGGAAGTCGTTGGGGGCCAGCTCGGCCCGGTGTCGCCCTGCGGCTGCGCCGTGGGCACGACCATCGAGGTGCGGCAGCTCTTCTACAACACGCCGGTGCGGCGGCGGTTCTTGCGGTCATCGCAGACGGAGATGGGCCACGTCACCGAGACCTTCACGCGGCTGGCGCTGGCGCACCCGCGGATGCACTTCACCTTGCGGCACAATCAGCGGCCGCTCTACGAGCTGGCGCCCGCCGAGGCCGGGCTGGAGCGGATCGCCCACTTCTTCGGTCGCGAAGTGGCCGACGAGCTGATCTGGCTGGAGAGCCGCGACGGCGAAGTGCGGCTGTCGGGCTTCGTCGGCCATCCCAACCAGAGCCGGCCCAACGCCCGTATGCAGTATCTGTTTCTCAACGGCCGCTCGATCCGCGACCGTTCGCTGGCGCACGCTTTGAGCGAGGCCTACCGCGGGCTGCTGCTCACCGGCCGTTACCCGCTGGCCTTTCTCTACCTGCACATGCCGCCCGATCTGGTCGACGTGAACGTCCACCCCACCAAGCTGGAAGTGCGGTTCCAGGACGGCGGCCGCATCTACAGCCAGTTGCTGGGCACGTTGCGGACGAAGTTCCTGACCACCGATCTTACGCACCGGCTGAGCCCGGCCGGCGCCGACGCCGCTCACGATCCCAGCGGCGCGCACGACCCGGCACGTGCGGAGCAGTTGCGCGGCGAGCTGGTCGAGTGGGCCAAAGGGCAAATGGCCTCCTGGCAATCGCCGGCCGGCGCCTCGGCCGCCGTGGCCGAACCGCCGGTGAGACAAAGCGAGTTCGAAGTGCCTCGCGCGGCCCCTTCCGTGGCGCCCTTGCGGCTGACGAGCCTGACGCCGCAGGCCACGCCCTTGGAGCCTTCCCAGGTCGCGCCGCTGGCGGAGTCGAAGATTGCCGGCGGACTGACGGCCATGCAAATTCACAATCGTTATCTGGTGGCCGAGACCGACGAAGGGGTGGCGGTGATCGACCAGCACGCACTGCACGAGCGGATCTTGTACGAGCAATTTCGCGAGCGGGCTTTGTCGGGCACGCTCGAATCGCAGCAGCTCCTGGTGCCCGAAGCGGTCAATCTGGGCGCGGCGGAAGCGGCCGCGGTGCTGGAGCATCGCGAGCTGCTGGCCACGTTGGGCCTGGCGGTCGAGCCGTTTGGCGGCGGCACGGTGCTCGTGGCCAGCTACCCGGCCATGCTCGGCGGCGGGCCGGAAGAGATCCTGCGTTCGATGCTCGATCTGTTGATGTCGGGCGCGCGGTTGCCCGACCGCCGCGACCTGCTCGACGAGCTGCTGCACATGATGTCGTGCAAAGCGGCGATCAAGGCCGGCGACCCCTTGGCCCCGGAGGAGATCATGGCCCTCTTGGGGCAGCGGCACTTGGCTCAAGACAGCCACCATTGCCCGCACGGCCGGCCCACCGAGCTGGTCTTCACTCGCGAGGAGCTCGACCGGCAGTTCAAGCGGACGTGA
- the thiC gene encoding phosphomethylpyrimidine synthase ThiC produces MVYRASQGILPNMTQIEQARAGVVTPQMQYVAEREGLDAELVRGEVARGRMVIPANKVHLAGRLEPMCIGIAARCKINANIGNSAVTSNVETELEKLHTAVHFGSDTVMDLSTGKDIDRIRQAIIAASPVPIGTVPIYQMLEELGGNIEDMTPRHFLDMVEHQARQGVDYMTVHCGVLLEHLHLTMNRVTGIVSRGGSLIAKWMMAHRQQNPLYTHFDDICDILHEYDVTWSLGDGLRPGSIADASDAAQFAELNVLGELTQRGWQKNTQVMVEGPGHVPMDQIDMNVKKQMEVCREAPFYVLGPLVTDVAPGYDHITSAIGGALAGWSGAAMLCYVTPKEHLGLPETEDVKQGVIAYKIAAHAADLARHRAGARDRDDALSRARFAFDWNEQFRLSLDPETARRMHDETLPQDTFKSAHFCSMCGPKYCSMKITEDIREMARSGEPLVELSAARG; encoded by the coding sequence ATGGTTTATCGCGCCTCACAAGGGATTTTGCCGAATATGACGCAGATCGAACAGGCCCGTGCCGGCGTCGTCACGCCGCAGATGCAGTACGTCGCCGAGCGCGAAGGTCTCGACGCGGAATTGGTCCGCGGCGAAGTCGCCCGCGGCCGCATGGTCATTCCCGCCAACAAGGTCCACCTGGCCGGCAGGCTGGAACCGATGTGCATCGGCATCGCCGCCCGGTGCAAAATCAACGCCAACATCGGCAACTCGGCCGTCACCAGCAACGTCGAGACGGAACTCGAAAAGCTGCACACCGCCGTCCATTTCGGCAGCGACACGGTGATGGACCTCTCGACCGGCAAAGACATCGACCGCATCCGCCAGGCGATCATCGCGGCCTCGCCGGTGCCGATCGGCACGGTGCCCATCTACCAGATGCTGGAAGAACTGGGCGGCAACATCGAAGACATGACCCCGCGACACTTTCTGGACATGGTCGAACACCAGGCCCGGCAGGGCGTCGACTACATGACCGTGCATTGCGGCGTGCTGCTGGAACACCTGCACCTGACGATGAACCGCGTGACGGGCATCGTCAGCCGCGGCGGCTCGCTGATCGCCAAGTGGATGATGGCCCACCGCCAGCAGAACCCGCTCTACACGCATTTCGACGACATCTGCGACATCCTGCACGAGTATGACGTCACCTGGAGCCTGGGCGACGGCCTGCGGCCCGGCTCGATCGCCGACGCCAGCGACGCCGCCCAGTTCGCCGAATTGAATGTGCTGGGCGAGCTGACCCAGCGCGGCTGGCAGAAGAACACGCAAGTCATGGTCGAGGGTCCGGGACACGTTCCCATGGACCAGATCGACATGAACGTGAAGAAGCAGATGGAGGTCTGCCGCGAGGCGCCGTTCTACGTGCTGGGTCCGCTGGTGACCGACGTGGCCCCCGGCTACGACCACATCACCAGCGCCATCGGCGGCGCCCTGGCCGGTTGGAGCGGCGCGGCGATGCTCTGCTATGTGACGCCGAAAGAACATCTGGGCCTGCCCGAAACGGAGGACGTGAAGCAAGGCGTGATCGCCTACAAGATCGCGGCCCACGCCGCCGACCTGGCCCGGCACCGTGCGGGCGCCCGCGACCGCGACGACGCTCTCAGCCGGGCACGCTTCGCCTTCGACTGGAACGAGCAGTTTCGCTTGTCGCTCGATCCCGAAACGGCCCGCCGCATGCATGACGAGACGCTGCCGCAAGACACGTTCAAGAGCGCCCACTTCTGCAGCATGTGCGGGCCGAAGTATTGCTCGATGAAGATTACCGAAGACATCCGCGAGATGGCCCGTTCGGGCGAGCCGCTCGTCGAGCTGTCGGCGGCACGGGGATAG
- a CDS encoding threonine synthase, with amino-acid sequence MPTFVTHLESALDGTRLPADGPQTLHRDRPLWVRYDLPAVARAMSKEAVARRPPTMWRYRELLPPAEDAAIVTLGEGMTPLIPCPRLGARFGLARLSIKDESQLPTGSFKSRGLAMAISMARQFGIRRVAIPTAGNAGGAMAAYAARAGMEAYVFMPADTPVINQYECLLAGARTFLVNGLITDCGRIVREGTQRLGWFDLSTLKEPYRIEGKKTMGLELAEQCGWSLPDVILYPTGGGTGLIGMWKAFDELAALGWIDAGRRPRMVAVQSDGCAPIVRAFEAGQRFAEPFAPAATIASGIRVPAAVGDFMILDAVRASGGRAVAVEEARIREWMALGARLEGIAICPESAACIGALERLSGEGWIRPDEQVVLFNTGAAQKYPEAMRADLPRLDKDRPVDWESLVEA; translated from the coding sequence ATGCCGACCTTCGTCACTCATCTGGAGAGCGCGCTCGACGGCACGCGGCTGCCAGCCGACGGGCCGCAGACGCTGCATCGCGACCGGCCGCTGTGGGTGCGATACGACCTGCCGGCCGTCGCCCGTGCCATGAGCAAAGAAGCCGTGGCGCGGCGGCCTCCCACGATGTGGCGCTATCGGGAACTTTTGCCGCCCGCCGAGGATGCCGCCATTGTTACTCTGGGCGAAGGCATGACTCCGCTCATCCCCTGCCCGCGCCTGGGCGCTCGCTTCGGGCTTGCTCGGCTCTCGATCAAAGACGAATCGCAGCTTCCCACCGGCAGTTTCAAGAGTCGCGGCCTGGCGATGGCCATCAGCATGGCCCGGCAATTCGGCATTCGCCGCGTGGCCATTCCCACGGCCGGCAATGCGGGCGGCGCGATGGCGGCGTATGCGGCGCGGGCGGGAATGGAAGCCTATGTTTTCATGCCCGCCGATACGCCCGTCATCAATCAGTATGAATGCCTGCTCGCCGGAGCCCGCACGTTCCTGGTCAACGGACTGATCACCGACTGCGGCCGCATCGTGCGGGAAGGAACGCAACGGCTTGGCTGGTTCGACCTCTCGACGCTCAAGGAGCCTTATCGCATCGAGGGCAAAAAGACGATGGGCCTGGAGCTGGCCGAGCAATGCGGCTGGAGTTTGCCCGACGTGATTCTGTATCCCACGGGCGGCGGCACCGGGCTGATCGGCATGTGGAAGGCGTTCGACGAATTGGCGGCGCTGGGCTGGATCGACGCCGGGCGGCGGCCGCGGATGGTGGCCGTTCAGTCCGACGGCTGCGCGCCGATCGTGCGGGCCTTCGAGGCCGGCCAGCGGTTCGCCGAGCCGTTTGCTCCCGCGGCCACCATTGCCAGCGGCATCCGAGTGCCGGCGGCGGTGGGCGATTTCATGATTCTCGACGCCGTGCGCGCCAGCGGCGGCCGGGCCGTGGCCGTCGAGGAAGCAAGAATCCGCGAGTGGATGGCGCTCGGCGCCCGGCTGGAGGGAATCGCCATCTGTCCCGAATCGGCGGCCTGCATCGGCGCCCTCGAGCGGTTGTCGGGCGAAGGTTGGATCCGGCCGGACGAGCAGGTGGTGCTCTTCAACACCGGCGCCGCTCAAAAGTATCCCGAGGCGATGCGCGCCGACCTGCCGCGGCTCGACAAAGACCGCCCGGTCGATTGGGAGAGCTTGGTCGAAGCATAG
- a CDS encoding LysM peptidoglycan-binding domain-containing protein, with amino-acid sequence MGKEIKIGLGVIGALLCVFGGVLFVRLKREQPRIAQATVAAAKTDGKAKLKPRAKPDEPGDRPQAGPSLGAGLDKSASRRTRRESAAASEVEDRYGRRPDGADAQPPKNFGPQAEAAPDHQLEPPSTEESPYRLRPQDDRYARHQAETGRADPVAETAADGSEDAGDGDDTNGSNDQQDVAMPLDRFAPSGPAGLAFSPDDDETAPPAADEDAPDVATDEPDHRVADVPPSAGRYRDEGAMFGRAPATEELAEDADSPADAGDDAGPSSQGHVEGESYTVEPNDNFWRISQKVYGTGVYFKALEEYNRQQFGDRVAIDAGDVISTPSTAVLRREYPELAPKDPKSPAGRRNAPSRRSYTVAEGDTLFDIARQELGKASRWSEIYELNRDQLGNDFNDLAPGMKLALPADGTRDNPIVTGPPRDRYRR; translated from the coding sequence ATGGGCAAAGAAATCAAGATCGGACTGGGCGTCATCGGCGCGTTGCTGTGCGTGTTCGGGGGGGTTTTGTTCGTGCGGCTGAAGCGCGAGCAGCCTCGGATTGCCCAAGCCACGGTGGCCGCCGCGAAAACCGATGGCAAAGCGAAACTGAAACCAAGGGCCAAGCCAGACGAGCCGGGCGATCGGCCACAAGCCGGACCTTCGCTCGGCGCCGGCCTCGACAAATCTGCGTCCAGGCGGACTCGCCGCGAGAGCGCCGCTGCCAGCGAGGTCGAAGACCGTTATGGCCGGCGACCGGATGGTGCCGATGCGCAGCCTCCCAAGAACTTTGGCCCGCAGGCCGAAGCGGCGCCGGACCACCAGCTTGAACCGCCCTCGACGGAGGAGTCACCCTATCGCCTTCGTCCTCAGGACGACCGCTATGCACGGCATCAAGCCGAGACCGGTCGGGCCGATCCCGTCGCTGAAACAGCGGCGGACGGCAGCGAAGACGCGGGCGACGGCGACGACACCAACGGCAGCAACGACCAGCAAGACGTTGCGATGCCCCTTGACCGGTTCGCCCCGTCGGGGCCCGCGGGACTCGCCTTTTCGCCGGACGACGACGAAACGGCGCCGCCGGCCGCCGATGAAGACGCGCCGGACGTAGCGACGGACGAGCCGGACCACCGCGTGGCAGACGTGCCTCCCTCCGCGGGACGGTACCGCGACGAGGGCGCCATGTTCGGCCGGGCGCCGGCAACGGAAGAGTTGGCCGAGGACGCCGACTCACCGGCAGACGCCGGCGACGACGCCGGACCTTCCTCTCAGGGGCACGTCGAGGGCGAAAGCTACACCGTCGAGCCGAACGACAATTTCTGGCGTATCTCGCAAAAGGTTTATGGAACCGGCGTCTATTTCAAGGCTTTGGAGGAATACAACCGGCAGCAGTTCGGCGACCGCGTCGCGATCGACGCGGGCGACGTGATTTCGACTCCTTCCACGGCGGTGCTGCGAAGAGAATACCCCGAACTCGCGCCCAAGGATCCCAAGTCGCCGGCCGGTCGCCGCAACGCCCCTAGTCGCCGCAGCTACACGGTGGCCGAGGGCGACACGCTGTTCGACATTGCGCGGCAAGAGCTTGGCAAGGCGTCGCGCTGGTCGGAAATCTACGAGTTGAACCGCGACCAGCTCGGCAACGACTTCAACGATCTTGCTCCGGGAATGAAGCTCGCGCTGCCGGCCGACGGCACGCGCGACAACCCGATCGTCACGGGTCCGCCGCGCGACCGCTATCGCAGATAG
- a CDS encoding S41 family peptidase produces the protein MLVRRSACYLIAVVLASLVLVPVRADETATPAVTQPETGTKPQPNSDAEYYELFKVLADTMDQVERNYVKDVSRRELMEAAIHGVLSKLDPYSNYIGPNDMGRFKVAVENQFTGIGIQVDVRRGQLTVLSPIAGSPAYRAGVHAGDVITEIEDKSTEGINIDEAVRRLKGEAGTTVKISVLHPGGKEAEKITVTREVIQIESVRGDRRDEHDDWDFMLDHDKKIGYIRITSFGRDTPRELKKALDDLQNQQLRGLVLDLRFNPGGLLTAAIEVADMFLTDGEIVSTSGRNSPKRSWSAHKLDTYTGFPMAVLVNHHSASASEIVSASLQDHKRAIVVGERTWGKGSVQNVIEMEGGKSILKLTTANYLRPSGHNIDRAVNAKESDEWGVKPDAGYEVKLDDAERFQLQLHRRDRDILITPADKKPADNGEKTPVEGEKKPAEAGAADKPGFVDRQLAKALEYLSTEMAKAD, from the coding sequence ATGCTCGTTCGCCGCTCGGCCTGTTATCTGATTGCCGTCGTTCTCGCCAGCCTCGTCTTGGTCCCCGTCCGCGCCGACGAAACCGCCACTCCGGCGGTCACCCAGCCGGAAACCGGTACCAAGCCCCAACCGAATTCCGACGCCGAATACTACGAGCTTTTCAAGGTTCTGGCCGACACCATGGACCAGGTCGAGCGGAACTACGTCAAAGACGTGAGTCGGCGCGAGCTGATGGAAGCGGCCATCCACGGCGTGCTGAGCAAACTCGATCCTTACTCGAATTACATCGGCCCCAACGACATGGGCCGCTTCAAGGTGGCGGTCGAGAACCAGTTCACGGGCATCGGCATTCAGGTCGATGTTCGCCGCGGGCAGCTTACGGTTCTGAGTCCCATTGCCGGCAGCCCGGCCTACCGGGCCGGCGTGCATGCGGGCGACGTCATCACCGAAATCGAAGACAAGTCGACCGAGGGCATCAATATCGACGAGGCGGTGCGGCGGCTGAAGGGCGAGGCCGGCACCACGGTCAAAATCTCGGTGCTGCATCCCGGCGGCAAGGAAGCGGAAAAAATCACCGTCACGCGGGAGGTCATTCAGATCGAAAGCGTGCGGGGCGACCGCCGCGACGAGCATGATGACTGGGACTTCATGCTCGACCACGACAAGAAGATCGGCTACATCCGCATTACCTCCTTCGGCCGCGACACGCCGCGGGAGCTGAAAAAGGCGCTCGACGACCTGCAGAACCAGCAGCTCCGCGGCCTGGTGCTCGATCTTCGCTTCAACCCCGGCGGCCTGCTGACGGCGGCCATCGAAGTGGCCGACATGTTTTTGACCGACGGCGAAATCGTCAGCACGTCGGGACGCAACAGCCCCAAGCGAAGCTGGAGCGCCCACAAGCTCGACACCTACACCGGCTTTCCGATGGCGGTGCTGGTGAACCACCACAGTGCCAGCGCCAGCGAGATCGTGTCGGCGTCGTTGCAAGATCACAAGCGGGCCATCGTGGTGGGCGAGCGCACCTGGGGGAAAGGGAGCGTGCAGAACGTGATTGAGATGGAAGGCGGCAAGAGCATTTTGAAACTGACGACCGCCAATTATCTTCGTCCCAGCGGCCACAACATCGATCGCGCCGTCAATGCCAAGGAGAGCGACGAGTGGGGCGTGAAGCCCGACGCGGGTTATGAAGTGAAACTCGACGACGCCGAGCGGTTCCAATTGCAGCTTCACCGCCGCGATCGCGACATCCTGATTACGCCTGCCGACAAGAAGCCGGCCGACAACGGAGAGAAAACGCCCGTCGAGGGCGAGAAGAAACCGGCCGAGGCGGGTGCTGCCGATAAGCCCGGCTTTGTCGATCGCCAGTTGGCGAAAGCGCTGGAGTATTTGTCGACCGAAATGGCCAAGGCCGACTAG
- a CDS encoding DUF6496 domain-containing protein: MPEKQTIERARRKKREGQSATSQAGEFVREEIHHVREGKHGARSAKQTIAIGLSKARRAGVDLPPPEKGKTTERTRKSAERAWRRGQGEPPKRPPSARRSRAIKNVLKEEGHSAASHKALSKQAHAAARTRTAGERSVAAKKAADTKGPEERHEAAMKAVRTKGKEGRSRAARKAARTRAARGG; encoded by the coding sequence ATGCCAGAGAAACAAACAATCGAACGAGCACGGAGGAAAAAACGAGAAGGACAGTCAGCCACGTCGCAGGCGGGCGAATTCGTGCGGGAAGAGATACACCACGTCCGCGAAGGGAAGCACGGCGCACGATCGGCCAAGCAGACGATCGCCATCGGGCTGTCGAAGGCGCGCCGGGCAGGCGTCGACCTTCCGCCGCCGGAAAAGGGAAAAACGACCGAGCGAACGCGCAAGAGCGCCGAGCGTGCCTGGCGTCGCGGGCAAGGAGAGCCGCCCAAGCGGCCGCCTTCGGCCCGCCGCTCGCGGGCCATCAAGAACGTGTTGAAGGAAGAAGGACATTCGGCGGCTTCGCACAAAGCATTGTCGAAGCAGGCCCACGCAGCCGCCCGAACACGGACGGCCGGCGAGCGTTCGGTTGCGGCCAAAAAGGCGGCCGACACGAAGGGACCGGAGGAGCGTCACGAGGCCGCTATGAAGGCCGTCCGCACCAAAGGAAAGGAAGGCCGTTCGCGGGCGGCCCGCAAGGCGGCGCGGACCCGCGCCGCGCGAGGCGGATAA